The genomic stretch TGAAAACAAAATAGTATCTTCACAatacaaaaaggaaatttttcctTATTGTCCCACTAATCATAGATAAGAAAAAACGATGCTTTCCCAAATTTTGAgtcattataaattattattgtagctacaaaattttatcaaattctatgcAATCCTGCTCAAGATTTCGattctttcatatttgtattttcattgtCAGAAAACGGTTCTCTTTAATACGATTCAGGAggattgttataaaaaaaagaagggCAGAAAGAGATACAAACAAGGAAATCTAAATACTTCTAATAATTAAATCGGTTGAACTCAACACAATAGTGAAATTTTCATCAGAGaaatacaaatgaaacaaacaaacaaacgaAAAATAACTGTATAAAAAGGTTTGGGGTtctaaaagtaaataaattgaaatattgcaaTAAATGTTACAAGTTGATTGgtatattcattttaaaattgtcAATGGTTATTAAAAATCTAATCCACTTAAAACAACTGCCACTTTTTGCGTTTCTtctctcaaaattttcatattatccAAATTACCTACAACAAATAGATATCTCAAtacttaaaaattgatttagagTCCATCAGTAAGTGTAAGCCGGTGTAGCTTTCTGGACGCATCTTCCAGAACACTACAACCTATAAAAGTTCGAGATCGATATCCACAGGTATCTCCATACTGCAAACACCAACAAAATAAAGCATCTTCTCAAAGGCCTTAAAGCTGCTACATAGTTCATTATCTTCAGTAACTAGTAGAACCATGGTTCAAGATCGGGACTTTTAAGTAGTTGAtggaaaaattttcagtctgcatgaatgaaaaattcattcttcGGTGCTCATTTTGAATTGCTCTTCTAAGTTTGACAGTGTCGCGTTTTTGGCACCATGTTCGATAAAATCAATTACACATTTGCAATGACCATCCTAGATGATAATCTTTGcaaaaatatgttgatttttGAGGAAATATTTGTGGCATCAATTCCAACAGTATAATTTTGTCCTATACCAGTTATGATTCAATCTACTAATAAGATGAGTACTAAATTGTACTAAATTTGTGgctttttatttgagaattttgtacaataaagtttttgaagcaTGATTACACTGATCTAAAGCTCCGTTATTCTGAAATCTTCACGAAGCTTCGTCAGTTTTATGAACCATTTTATTAGTCACAATGGTGTGGAATGAACTTCTCTCTTCGTTTGTTACTAACTGAATGGTTTATAAATTCACAATTTGCTTATATCATTTGAGGTAACTTTAACTGTAACATCCATGTCATAGGATAAATATTCTGTAAAAAACAAGAGGAAAATACATTTTAGATCATTTATTTTCAGGCTTTGCTGTTTTCTCTGATTTCTGTGATAGTAGCCGCTCCCCAGGGCGCCGACAAAGATGCAACTGTATTGAAGTATAATTCAGATAATTCTGGAATTGATGGATATAATTTTGAGtaagttttgttaaaatgaatgaatttcaaATCATAACATGTGATTCAAAATCATGTGAAGCCACTGGTGTCGATTACACATTAACTTTTTATAGGAAACCCAAAAAATTgtctataatttaaaaaaaccgGCAAAAGCCGATCTGGATAATCATATTTTCGAAGATTGTGAGTACGAATACGTCATTACTTTTTCCTAAAATTTAGGGAACATGCTCCTGGACTGAAACTTCATGATCCTACGAGCTTCGATGGTCAACTCGATGTTTTTAGGTGAATAAACACTTTTGTTCACGATAATTTATGAACGTATTTCCCAATCAATTCTATAAGCGATAAAACTCCAAAGTGGTTGATAAATCCCTTAAATAATAGAAGTACGAGAATTAGCTGATGAAATAAATATCTCTTCCGAAACGGGTATGTAAGCTGTCAAACATAATCCCTTTTAGATCATTATTTACAAGATATACTCGACAGCCAGACCTAGCTCATAAATACCAAGTTCGAATTTGAGCACCTAGAACGTCAAATTATTGGGACTAGGGacttggagaagtgcaagccggTGGAATCAGCTACCTAGAGACGTCTTCTAGAGCACTTTAACTCACAAAAGATggagatcaatatccacaggcatctccataCTGCAAACACCATTCGAGGTGCTCGAGTGTAATAGATTCAATCTCTTGGGTTTGTTTTTCTacggaaaacaaaaattttgcatGGAAAGATTTCTGCTAAAAGCTGATCAAATGTTCACATTAGAAACGATATTTTGGATATCTTCAAAAATAGTATAAGTGAATTTTCCGTCGATATATCAAAGTACAGAGTAGATGAAGCCATAGAAGGACCAGAAATACAGTCGAAATAAAGGACTTGATCTGAGGAAAGAGCTCCCAAAAAAGCGAAAACTGCTTTTTTTCGGCAAATAAGTATTTgcttaaagaaaaaaattactttctattttcAAGCTTGAAATAATGGCGTAATGGAAAGCGGAGAGTTATAagaagattattttgaaaaataaacttttcacAGGAAACAAACTTTTCCATTGAATTCACTTCATAGTTTATGAACTGACTATTTCAGTACTTATGCCATTACTACCACTAGAAACAGTTGGGATGTTATTGTTTAGATCATGTCGGTGATCCAGAACGACGTAACTGCAAAAATGTAACTTAGAAATAAGTCTATAGACATTATGTGGAATACATCTCATACAAAAGAGAACATAGAAGTAACAGTGGCTCCATTCAGAACcgctataaaaaatttatgctATAAACATCTCCATATGGCTCAACTGTACTCAAAAATGACATGAAAGTTCTGTTTCATGCTACATTCACGCAGATGTAAAAACTGATAGAAACCTTAACTCAATTTCACTTAAACTCAAATAGCTTGCCATATTTGAAAGTATGATTTTGATGTAATAGCTTTTAAAGTtcttttctccttttttatttattccgcACCAAAATTTCATTGAATCGTTCAAGTCCGAGAGTTGTTTGAAACTTTCGTACCTTAACTTGGACCTGAACGTATCAGCATTgatcaataaataaaagttgGGTGGAGGTGCTAGACACTAAGTACGGAGACTGCACTATAATTTTTAAGAGAAATAATGACGTATTTGCACTTATAGAATGTAATTAGGGTGGTTAGAGTTTTTGGTATTTACGTCATTGTTGTTTTGGGACCGCGATGTGAAAATTTCGACATTATTGGAAGGAAAAAAAGTGTATCCATCTCAGCGCATTTTCTCGCATTTCTGTGATCGCTGTAGCTAAAATTTACGTATTGCACTTCGAAATAGTTGACCACCCACTGTATTCACCAGATTTCGCCCCCGGTGGAGTCTTCCTTTTTGTTGATCTATAACTTTTCTTCAGACAAACCTCGTCGTCtagaacatgaaaaaaatttgagaaaaatagtaTTTGCACTAATGGATTAAAAATGGGGTGATTGAAATTCTTCGGAACcaagatatgaaaattttgtttttagttaGAAAATCGAAGTAGTTAATTAAACCATGAAACATATAAGTGCAATAATCTTTGTTTGTAGGGTTATTAGGTTCCATTCTTAAATGAAACTAGATCATATCTAAACTCTGGAAAGCTATTGCCTAGTCCAGAAATATTGacagaattatttcaatatgtGGTAGTACGAAAtgactatttttttgttatagcttCGAGACTAGTAACGGCATCGCTCAGCAAGAAGAAGGCAAATTGACTAACCAAGGAACCGAAAATGAGTTAATGAAAGTGTCTGGATCATATACGTTCACTTGGGAAGGAATAACATACAAAGTAACATACACTGCAGATGAAAACGGTTTCCAGCCAGTCGGTGATCATAttccaaaatgaaatttttagcTCAATCTATTATTTCTTGAATAATCGTCATGTAAATATAttcttttggaaatttaatAAACGATAAGAAAtgagattattattatttttttcatatttatatccCTTTTTGACCATTTAGTAAAGAGCTGATTAGAATTTGGTCTTTCTCCTTCTTaagatttataacatttatttgaaagatGAAATGAAGACGAGAAAGCAAAAGAAATACACAAGGTACAAAATTCTTCAGCCTAACCCCTTCTGAGATATTATCTGTAAAATATGATGAGTAGAATTGATttctaatcattttttcttccatatatataaaaatagaatgagcgttttcgtagtgggattgtggaaAAATTGAACACTAAAGTgtactatttctaatatatttctcaGCTTACGAATACCTATGTATTCATCttatgaaatatatgaattctAAGTATTAGCATGCATGAACCACAGGTATTTTTGTCACCATTATATCCAGGTGTATTTAGTATCTTTCTCATCCTAATCTGATAATTCCTCATTAGAAGCAATGGATACGCctaaaaatcaaataacaacatgaaaataaattttctgacCATCTTCTAGTCAAGACACAGGAAAAAAATTCCAACAAGTCTTATAtcttaataaagaataatttctaTGTTATTGCCacataataaattcatattataaacataaaactTGAAAGCAGTGACTATATGAAAACTAAAATACTGAGAATGACAATTCTGCAATTATAAGGACAAGAAGGATGATATCACAATTTTCTCAGGATaccaacaaataaaaagaaattttttaaaaatatgtcagtgcaataaattaaatttatcttcTACATTGTAATATGAATCATTGAACTGAATAATTCTGGTCATGGAACAAATAGAATTAATctcctatttaaaataaaatatcagttGTTCAGTATGCAATTTCTTACACCTTTAATGcgcattttatttaaaaattatcaaactgCTTCGTTATTAACGCCTGCTAAACTTCTAGCCAAAGTACCTCAACGGAACCGTTCTTGCACATTTAATATtagataaatgtttttattgttgttcACCATGAACTTGATTCGAATTTAACCCAAGAATTTTTGAACTGATAGTAAAACTGGCAGCACTTTTCAGTGACATGAGGAAGCTTAAATGTATGCAATTAATGTTTATTGCGAAGTATTTTTCTCGTTTGGAAATGATTGAATTTACTGAAAAGAAAGTAAAATTGATCCTATGTATCGTATCATCCATAAAATTgcttacaaaataaaaaaacgttcataaaatatcattattttacactattaacaaaaattcaaagtaGGACTC from Diorhabda sublineata isolate icDioSubl1.1 chromosome 5, icDioSubl1.1, whole genome shotgun sequence encodes the following:
- the LOC130444110 gene encoding flexible cuticle protein 12-like encodes the protein MKLALLFSLISVIVAAPQGADKDATVLKYNSDNSGIDGYNFDFETSNGIAQQEEGKLTNQGTENELMKVSGSYTFTWEGITYKVTYTADENGFQPVGDHIPK